One stretch of Chryseobacterium fluminis DNA includes these proteins:
- the dacB gene encoding D-alanyl-D-alanine carboxypeptidase/D-alanyl-D-alanine endopeptidase, translated as MVNFRKYISSAAVLASGLFLAQSTVSTVLYSQAYDNQRNSLNLPSPITSMAEKTVLSAKELVDINVNTMMSDPVLKNATWGFVVYDPKTKKVISSYNENTPLVPASTTKLLTTETALSLLGENYRWMTQLEYSGSIDENGILNGNLYIVGSGDPSLGTNKAGAASYRDIISDFVSGISREGIKKVNGDIIIQTALFKGNISRLPENVVWLENNNYYLPAGTTREINPANEKLIVKKGNNFSGDKKFFYVSPYMNQMVYAEKYDGPGTLTTKLPDAPAFLANSFRTTLIKSGISVTGKVTPKMTDASPENRKLLSAYKSPTLGDIIFYTNQHSDNSLAEALLKTVGFQTLGDQTSESGRKVVTEHLKNEGFDMLGLNYIDGSGLSRANNVTPISQVKFLTSLMDEKYYKSYFTSLPVGGQSGTLKRMFIGTGNGQVFAKTGTLNKVKTLAGYLKTNTGRTLVFSLMVNNYAGSVDMVKKRMEKILEPALDL; from the coding sequence ATGGTAAATTTCAGAAAATATATTTCCAGCGCAGCGGTATTGGCTTCAGGATTATTCCTTGCACAGTCTACCGTATCTACAGTTTTATATTCTCAGGCGTATGACAATCAAAGAAATTCTTTAAACTTACCTTCTCCCATTACTTCAATGGCCGAGAAGACGGTTCTGTCTGCGAAAGAACTTGTAGATATCAATGTAAACACGATGATGAGCGACCCGGTACTGAAAAATGCAACCTGGGGGTTTGTCGTGTATGACCCTAAAACGAAGAAGGTCATTTCTTCGTATAACGAAAACACACCTTTGGTTCCGGCTTCTACCACCAAATTATTAACCACAGAAACGGCATTAAGCCTGCTGGGTGAAAATTATCGTTGGATGACTCAGCTGGAATACTCAGGTAGTATAGACGAGAACGGAATACTGAATGGTAACCTATATATCGTAGGAAGCGGAGATCCCTCTTTGGGAACCAATAAAGCAGGAGCAGCTTCTTACAGAGATATCATTTCAGATTTCGTAAGCGGAATTTCCCGTGAGGGAATCAAAAAGGTAAATGGTGATATTATCATTCAGACAGCGCTTTTCAAAGGTAATATTTCAAGGCTTCCGGAAAATGTTGTTTGGTTGGAGAATAATAATTACTATTTACCGGCAGGGACCACCCGTGAGATTAATCCGGCGAACGAAAAGCTGATTGTAAAGAAAGGAAACAATTTCTCAGGAGATAAGAAATTTTTCTATGTTTCTCCTTATATGAACCAGATGGTGTATGCCGAAAAATATGACGGTCCCGGAACGCTGACGACAAAACTACCGGACGCGCCTGCTTTTCTAGCCAATTCTTTCAGAACAACTCTGATAAAAAGCGGAATATCGGTTACCGGAAAAGTAACCCCTAAAATGACAGACGCAAGCCCGGAAAACAGAAAATTGCTTTCAGCATATAAATCTCCGACTCTGGGTGATATCATATTTTATACCAACCAGCACAGTGACAATTCCCTGGCAGAAGCGTTACTGAAAACAGTAGGTTTCCAGACTCTGGGTGATCAGACTTCAGAGTCGGGAAGAAAAGTGGTGACTGAGCACCTGAAGAACGAAGGTTTTGATATGTTGGGATTAAATTATATCGATGGCAGCGGATTATCAAGAGCTAATAATGTAACACCGATCTCTCAGGTAAAATTTTTGACCTCCCTGATGGATGAAAAATATTACAAATCATATTTTACTTCATTACCTGTTGGAGGACAGTCCGGAACACTGAAAAGAATGTTCATTGGAACAGGAAACGGACAGGTTTTTGCTAAAACAGGAACGTTGAATAAAGTAAAAACACTGGCGGGATATCTGAAAACAAATACAGGAAGAACTTTAGTATTTTCCTTAATGGTCAATAACTATGCAGGATCGGTAGATATGGTAAAAAAAAGAATGGAAAAGATTCTTGAGCCGGCATTAGACCTTTAA